A window from Esox lucius isolate fEsoLuc1 chromosome 16, fEsoLuc1.pri, whole genome shotgun sequence encodes these proteins:
- the LOC105016471 gene encoding calphotin isoform X4 codes for MGCSSSSTQTVDQEKRPGTKPEEANGDTFVGNGHISEDTETIADQMQLPVQSALPDDFLPGSGDDSEEPVTMGTEALETTGSGEEDDQVPTVLPTAGPQVSLEVEGMEATVPPEDVAPLEKVTDEAVPDAEAEAPATVVSGEAGPLTDDPAAPADDPAAPADDTAAPVDAAPVELALVSETVPEPAPSVVETPALTETPTAVEETKEAPVTAAPEPVAPAADTAVAAVALAAPAAEAAAPCADLTGPVAATEPAKEPATTDVAVEAPVAVEAPVAVEAPVAVEAPVAVEAPVAVEAPVAVEAPVAVEAPAQVETPVAVETPVAVEAPVPVEAPVPVEAPAPAPVEAPVPVEAPVPVESPAPVEAPVPVEAPGVPVVLTEVAQQAAALVLAEVAQETENAKKLD; via the exons ATGGGGTGTTCTTCGTCCAGCACACAGACGGTCGATCAGGAGAAGAGACCCGGGACGAAGCCCGAAGAGGCCAATGGAGACACATTTG TCGGAAATGGTCACATCTCAGAGGACACGGAGACCATCGCAGACCAGATGCAGCTTCCTGTCCAGAGTGCCTTGCCAGATGACTTCCTGCCAGGGAGTGGGGATGACTCAGAAGAGCCCGTCACCATGGGCACCGAAGCTCTGGAAACCACAGGCTCCGGAGAGGAGGATGACCAGGTCCCGACGGTGCTGCCTACAGCTGGGCCTCAGGTTTCCCTGGAAGTTGAAGGCATGGAGGCGACTGTCCCCCCAGAGGATGTGGCCCCTCTGGAGAAAGTCACAGACGAGGCTGTCCCCGACGCAGAGGCAGAGGCTCCAGCCACCGTTGTGTCCGGGGAGGCTGGGCCGCTCACGGATGACCCTGCTGCCCCCGCGGATGACCCTGCCGCCCCCGCTGATGACACTGCCGCCCCGGTCGATGCGGCCCCGGTTGAGCTAGCGCTGGTATCTGAAACTGTCCCAGAGCCAGCACCCAGCGTGGTAGAGACTCCAGCCCTAACGGAGACACCTACAGCTGTCGAAGAGACCAAAGAAGCCCCTGTTACCGCTGCCCCTGAGCCAGTCGCCCCCGCGGCGGACACTGCTGTTGCTGCCGTCGCCCTGGCAGCCCCTGCCGCCGAGGCAGCCGCGCCCTGTGCTGACTTAACCGGACCTGTTGCTGCTACTGAGCCCGCCAAAGAGCCAGCAACCACAGATGTGGCGGTAGAGGCCCCTGTGGCTGTAGAGGCCCCTGTGGCTGTAGAGGCCCCTGTGGCTGTAGAGGCTCCAGTGGCTGTAGAGGCTCCAGTGGCTGTAGAGGCTCCAGTGGCTGTAGAGGCTCCAGTGGCTGTAGAGGCCCCGGCACAAGTAGAGACCCCAGTGGCTGTAGAGACCCCAGTGGCTGTAGAGGCTCCAGTACCAGTAGAGGCTCCAGTACCAGTAGAGGCCCCAGCTCCAGCACCGGTAGAGGCCCCAGTACCAGTAGAGGCTCCAGTACCAGTAGAG TCCCCGGCACCAGTAGAGGCCCCAGTACCAGTAGAGGCCCCAG gTGTTCCCGTGGTCCTGACTGAGGTGGCTCAGCAAGCGGcagcattagtgttggctgagGTTGCGCAGGAAACGGAGAATGCCAAAAAACTGGATTAA
- the LOC105016471 gene encoding skin secretory protein xP2 isoform X2, whose product MGCSSSSTQTVDQEKRPGTKPEEANGDTFVGNGHISEDTETIADQMQLPVQSALPDDFLPGSGDDSEEPVTMGTEALETTGSGEEDDQVPTVLPTAGPQVSLEVEGMEATVPPEDVAPLEKVTDEAVPDAEAEAPATVVSGEAGPLTDDPAAPADDPAAPADDTAAPVDAAPVELALVSETVPEPAPSVVETPALTETPTAVEETKEAPVTAAPEPVAPAADTAVAAVALAAPAAEAAAPCADLTGPVAATEPAKEPATTDVAVEAPVAVEAPVAVEAPVAVEAPVAVEAPVAVEAPVAVEAPVAVEAPAQVETPVAVETPVAVEAPVPVEAPVPVEAPAPAPVEAPVPVEAPVPVEAPAPAPVEAPVPVESPAPVEAPVPVEAPGVPVVLTEVAQQAAALVLAEVAQETENAKKLD is encoded by the exons ATGGGGTGTTCTTCGTCCAGCACACAGACGGTCGATCAGGAGAAGAGACCCGGGACGAAGCCCGAAGAGGCCAATGGAGACACATTTG TCGGAAATGGTCACATCTCAGAGGACACGGAGACCATCGCAGACCAGATGCAGCTTCCTGTCCAGAGTGCCTTGCCAGATGACTTCCTGCCAGGGAGTGGGGATGACTCAGAAGAGCCCGTCACCATGGGCACCGAAGCTCTGGAAACCACAGGCTCCGGAGAGGAGGATGACCAGGTCCCGACGGTGCTGCCTACAGCTGGGCCTCAGGTTTCCCTGGAAGTTGAAGGCATGGAGGCGACTGTCCCCCCAGAGGATGTGGCCCCTCTGGAGAAAGTCACAGACGAGGCTGTCCCCGACGCAGAGGCAGAGGCTCCAGCCACCGTTGTGTCCGGGGAGGCTGGGCCGCTCACGGATGACCCTGCTGCCCCCGCGGATGACCCTGCCGCCCCCGCTGATGACACTGCCGCCCCGGTCGATGCGGCCCCGGTTGAGCTAGCGCTGGTATCTGAAACTGTCCCAGAGCCAGCACCCAGCGTGGTAGAGACTCCAGCCCTAACGGAGACACCTACAGCTGTCGAAGAGACCAAAGAAGCCCCTGTTACCGCTGCCCCTGAGCCAGTCGCCCCCGCGGCGGACACTGCTGTTGCTGCCGTCGCCCTGGCAGCCCCTGCCGCCGAGGCAGCCGCGCCCTGTGCTGACTTAACCGGACCTGTTGCTGCTACTGAGCCCGCCAAAGAGCCAGCAACCACAGATGTGGCGGTAGAGGCCCCTGTGGCTGTAGAGGCCCCTGTGGCTGTAGAGGCCCCTGTGGCTGTAGAGGCTCCAGTGGCTGTAGAGGCTCCAGTGGCTGTAGAGGCTCCAGTGGCTGTAGAGGCTCCAGTGGCTGTAGAGGCCCCGGCACAAGTAGAGACCCCAGTGGCTGTAGAGACCCCAGTGGCTGTAGAGGCTCCAGTACCAGTAGAGGCTCCAGTACCAGTAGAGGCCCCAGCTCCAGCACCGGTAGAGGCCCCAGTACCAGTAGAGGCTCCAGTACCAGTAGAGGCCCCAGCTCCAGCACCGGTAGAG GCTCCAGTACCAGTAGAGTCCCCGGCACCAGTAGAGGCCCCAGTACCAGTAGAGGCCCCAG gTGTTCCCGTGGTCCTGACTGAGGTGGCTCAGCAAGCGGcagcattagtgttggctgagGTTGCGCAGGAAACGGAGAATGCCAAAAAACTGGATTAA
- the LOC105016471 gene encoding skin secretory protein xP2 isoform X1, producing MGCSSSSTQTVDQEKRPGTKPEEANGDTFVGNGHISEDTETIADQMQLPVQSALPDDFLPGSGDDSEEPVTMGTEALETTGSGEEDDQVPTVLPTAGPQVSLEVEGMEATVPPEDVAPLEKVTDEAVPDAEAEAPATVVSGEAGPLTDDPAAPADDPAAPADDTAAPVDAAPVELALVSETVPEPAPSVVETPALTETPTAVEETKEAPVTAAPEPVAPAADTAVAAVALAAPAAEAAAPCADLTGPVAATEPAKEPATTDVAVEAPVAVEAPVAVEAPVAVEAPVAVEAPVAVEAPVAVEAPVAVEAPAQVETPVAVETPVAVEAPVPVEAPVPVEAPAPAPVEAPVPVEAPVPVEAPAPAPVEAPAPAPVEAPVPVEAPVPVESPAPVEAPVPVEAPGVPVVLTEVAQQAAALVLAEVAQETENAKKLD from the exons ATGGGGTGTTCTTCGTCCAGCACACAGACGGTCGATCAGGAGAAGAGACCCGGGACGAAGCCCGAAGAGGCCAATGGAGACACATTTG TCGGAAATGGTCACATCTCAGAGGACACGGAGACCATCGCAGACCAGATGCAGCTTCCTGTCCAGAGTGCCTTGCCAGATGACTTCCTGCCAGGGAGTGGGGATGACTCAGAAGAGCCCGTCACCATGGGCACCGAAGCTCTGGAAACCACAGGCTCCGGAGAGGAGGATGACCAGGTCCCGACGGTGCTGCCTACAGCTGGGCCTCAGGTTTCCCTGGAAGTTGAAGGCATGGAGGCGACTGTCCCCCCAGAGGATGTGGCCCCTCTGGAGAAAGTCACAGACGAGGCTGTCCCCGACGCAGAGGCAGAGGCTCCAGCCACCGTTGTGTCCGGGGAGGCTGGGCCGCTCACGGATGACCCTGCTGCCCCCGCGGATGACCCTGCCGCCCCCGCTGATGACACTGCCGCCCCGGTCGATGCGGCCCCGGTTGAGCTAGCGCTGGTATCTGAAACTGTCCCAGAGCCAGCACCCAGCGTGGTAGAGACTCCAGCCCTAACGGAGACACCTACAGCTGTCGAAGAGACCAAAGAAGCCCCTGTTACCGCTGCCCCTGAGCCAGTCGCCCCCGCGGCGGACACTGCTGTTGCTGCCGTCGCCCTGGCAGCCCCTGCCGCCGAGGCAGCCGCGCCCTGTGCTGACTTAACCGGACCTGTTGCTGCTACTGAGCCCGCCAAAGAGCCAGCAACCACAGATGTGGCGGTAGAGGCCCCTGTGGCTGTAGAGGCCCCTGTGGCTGTAGAGGCCCCTGTGGCTGTAGAGGCTCCAGTGGCTGTAGAGGCTCCAGTGGCTGTAGAGGCTCCAGTGGCTGTAGAGGCTCCAGTGGCTGTAGAGGCCCCGGCACAAGTAGAGACCCCAGTGGCTGTAGAGACCCCAGTGGCTGTAGAGGCTCCAGTACCAGTAGAGGCTCCAGTACCAGTAGAGGCCCCAGCTCCAGCACCGGTAGAGGCCCCAGTACCAGTAGAGGCTCCAGTACCAGTAGAGGCCCCAGCTCCAGCACCGGTAGAGGCCCCAGCTCCAGCACCGGTAGAGGCCCCAGTACCAGTAGAGGCTCCAGTACCAGTAGAGTCCCCGGCACCAGTAGAGGCCCCAGTACCAGTAGAGGCCCCAG gTGTTCCCGTGGTCCTGACTGAGGTGGCTCAGCAAGCGGcagcattagtgttggctgagGTTGCGCAGGAAACGGAGAATGCCAAAAAACTGGATTAA
- the LOC105016471 gene encoding skin secretory protein xP2 isoform X3 gives MGCSSSSTQTVDQEKRPGTKPEEANGDTFVGNGHISEDTETIADQMQLPVQSALPDDFLPGSGDDSEEPVTMGTEALETTGSGEEDDQVPTVLPTAGPQVSLEVEGMEATVPPEDVAPLEKVTDEAVPDAEAEAPATVVSGEAGPLTDDPAAPADDPAAPADDTAAPVDAAPVELALVSETVPEPAPSVVETPALTETPTAVEETKEAPVTAAPEPVAPAADTAVAAVALAAPAAEAAAPCADLTGPVAATEPAKEPATTDVAVEAPVAVEAPVAVEAPVAVEAPVAVEAPVAVEAPVAVEAPVAVEAPAQVETPVAVETPVAVEAPVPVEAPVPVEAPAPAPVEAPVPVEAPVPVEAPAPAPVEAPVPVEAPGVPVVLTEVAQQAAALVLAEVAQETENAKKLD, from the exons ATGGGGTGTTCTTCGTCCAGCACACAGACGGTCGATCAGGAGAAGAGACCCGGGACGAAGCCCGAAGAGGCCAATGGAGACACATTTG TCGGAAATGGTCACATCTCAGAGGACACGGAGACCATCGCAGACCAGATGCAGCTTCCTGTCCAGAGTGCCTTGCCAGATGACTTCCTGCCAGGGAGTGGGGATGACTCAGAAGAGCCCGTCACCATGGGCACCGAAGCTCTGGAAACCACAGGCTCCGGAGAGGAGGATGACCAGGTCCCGACGGTGCTGCCTACAGCTGGGCCTCAGGTTTCCCTGGAAGTTGAAGGCATGGAGGCGACTGTCCCCCCAGAGGATGTGGCCCCTCTGGAGAAAGTCACAGACGAGGCTGTCCCCGACGCAGAGGCAGAGGCTCCAGCCACCGTTGTGTCCGGGGAGGCTGGGCCGCTCACGGATGACCCTGCTGCCCCCGCGGATGACCCTGCCGCCCCCGCTGATGACACTGCCGCCCCGGTCGATGCGGCCCCGGTTGAGCTAGCGCTGGTATCTGAAACTGTCCCAGAGCCAGCACCCAGCGTGGTAGAGACTCCAGCCCTAACGGAGACACCTACAGCTGTCGAAGAGACCAAAGAAGCCCCTGTTACCGCTGCCCCTGAGCCAGTCGCCCCCGCGGCGGACACTGCTGTTGCTGCCGTCGCCCTGGCAGCCCCTGCCGCCGAGGCAGCCGCGCCCTGTGCTGACTTAACCGGACCTGTTGCTGCTACTGAGCCCGCCAAAGAGCCAGCAACCACAGATGTGGCGGTAGAGGCCCCTGTGGCTGTAGAGGCCCCTGTGGCTGTAGAGGCCCCTGTGGCTGTAGAGGCTCCAGTGGCTGTAGAGGCTCCAGTGGCTGTAGAGGCTCCAGTGGCTGTAGAGGCTCCAGTGGCTGTAGAGGCCCCGGCACAAGTAGAGACCCCAGTGGCTGTAGAGACCCCAGTGGCTGTAGAGGCTCCAGTACCAGTAGAGGCTCCAGTACCAGTAGAGGCCCCAGCTCCAGCACCGGTAGAGGCCCCAGTACCAGTAGAGGCTCCAGTACCAGTAGAGGCCCCAGCTCCAGCACCGGTAGAG GCCCCAGTACCAGTAGAGGCCCCAG gTGTTCCCGTGGTCCTGACTGAGGTGGCTCAGCAAGCGGcagcattagtgttggctgagGTTGCGCAGGAAACGGAGAATGCCAAAAAACTGGATTAA
- the LOC105016469 gene encoding 2-iminobutanoate/2-iminopropanoate deaminase encodes MRNPVMSAIIRKIINTTKAPGAIGPYSQAVVVDRTMYVSGQLGMDPASGQLVEGGVQAQTRQALVNMGEILKEAGCGYDNVVKTTVLLADMNDFVSVNDVYKTFFTSNFPARAAYQVAALPRGGLVEIEGVAVLGPLTDAS; translated from the exons ATGAGAAATCCAGTCATGTCTGCGATTATCAGGAAGATAATCAACACAACCAAAGCCCCTGGAGCTATCGGGCCGTATAG CCAGGCCGTGGTGGTGGACAGGACCATGTACGTGTCTGGGCAGCTGGGGATGGACCCCGCCTCTGGTCagctggtggagggaggggtgcaGGCCCAGACCAGGCAG GCCCTAGTGAACATGGGGGAGATCCTTAAAGAAGCTGGCTGTGGATATGACAATG TTGTGAAAACCACTGTTCTCCTGGCTGACATGAATGACTTCGTCAGTGTTAACGATGTCTACAAAACAT TTTTCACCAGTAACTTCCCAGCCAGGGCCGCCTACCAGGTTGCTGCCCTACCAAGG GGTGGGCTAGTGGAGATTGAAGGTGTCGCGGTCCTGGGCCCTTTGACCGATGCTTCTTGA
- the pop1 gene encoding ribonucleases P/MRP protein subunit POP1, with protein MSTAKHRMRNKKMRNQPSNITFSTPGQGSSHWRNGGDTPIGRGHDPSTHPRGQGSSHSGHAQEGGWVRGHQRGQAGYSQELPQHITASTFAKARAAEVMAMLKAVTKTTGSTHVFGALPKHMRRRAMSHNTKRLPCRLRETANKMLMRSQKSGQKEKKEQSKSKSRKARRRHGNMLLEFNRRQRKNLWLETHIWHAKRFHMVKKWGYCLGDRPTYKCYRACYRAMSSHCLLQDLSYYCCVELQGPEEQLLTALSNMTSKEAGHTFAAAICLSGRKQGSVVLYRAGQYPLQPLGPVSFLWRPRTTGQNQEGQGATHRQLWIWTHPTMKQDLIPELQAVCQCSEAVAPPAPVELPAPQPAPQPAPQPPLVPGSKRKQPSGEDVAAGPPAKKILGFSTRHPSTPLTWRSGTTGIVISDLTMEMVRYRLIGPSSHSVLTEALVPATLYAAPSEAGPSSLWWPEHCKDHSNTSLLQQQAGVFNLLRGVYSTAEVPAGSVLGLVVDDPRLTLPDKRSKAVPDVRKQPEKDEERRELMLKGIPEHLSQSSLWDRSVRDTVTFNKMTDQEINKLRNELLVPGSRLPTPLQGRVPILLVQQPGKSRGTEMGSWGTGWDLLLPKAWGMAFWVPLVYRGVCIGGLRMSLKHAQNKGEPHFPDDYPDCPAGARFQEEQEAELLAKFRRRPPAKRTNYIKHGCLAPFRCPWQQLAEEWEMIVREGEETTPMASAPMEQDISHLGDTKPPQSFTVLRNRKYLRQLSGWCRPTSTKGQRARKLGSTPPLDGVAAASLLAAAGGCALVWTRLSLLTKGQPEQHGLVCVPTAEDLQLVLKEPGCTGPQEPLHTDHFKARVKQPRKKDKLRATASKPDSKQSEPTATASVLPGPSSSPSTLGLWPEPLPSVTSHCSRVTLGWVTQGDFSLTAGCGEALGFLSLSGLLHTFLRQPAGQRGLVLLRNPGSLQYRFAKIDIET; from the exons ATGTCTACCGCAAAGCACAGGATGCGCAATAAGAAGATGAGGAACCAGCCCAGCAACATCACCTTCTCCACACCGGGACAGGGCAGCTCACAttggaggaatggaggagaCACCCCTATAGGTCGAGGTCACGATCCCTCTACGCATCCAAGGGGCCAGGGGTCTTCTCACTCAGGCCATGCCCAAGAAGGGGGCTGGGTCCGGGGTCACCAGCGAGGGCAGGCAGGCTACTCGCAGGAGCTGCCCCAGCATATTACTG CTTCAACGTTCGCCAAGGCCCGGGCCGCAGAGGTGATGGCCATGCTGAAAGCTGTCACCAAGACGACGGGCAGCACCCATGTATTTGGCGCCCTTCCCAAACACATGAGAAGGAGGGCCATGAGTCATAACACCAAGAGGCTACCCTGCCGGCTGCGAGAGACAGCCAACAAGATG TTGATGAGAAGCCAGAAAAGTGGCCAGAAGGAGAAGAAGGAACAGTCCAAGAGCAAGAGCCGGAAAGCCCGTCGGCGCCACGGCAACATGCTTCTGGAGTTCAACAGGCGCCAGCGGAAGAACTTGTGGCTGGAGACGCACATTTGGCACGCCAAGCGCTTCCACATGGTCAAGAAGTGGGGCTACTGCCTGGGGGACAGGCCCACGTACAAATGTTACCGAGCCTGCTACAGGGCCATGAGCAGCCATTGTTTGCTGCAG GACCTGTCCTATTACTGTTGTGTGGAACTACAGGGACCAGAGGAACAGCTTCTAACAGCCCTGTCTAACATGACCAGTAAGGAAGCTG GACATACTTTTGCTGCTGCTATATGCCTGTCTGGCAGGAAACAGGGCAGTGTGGTGTTGTACAGGGCAGGACAGTACCCTCTCCAGCCACTCGGGCCAGTCTCCTTCCTCTGGAGACCAAGAACAACGGGCCAGAACCAGGAGGGCCAGGGTGCAACACACCGACAGCTGTGGATCTGGACACATCCCACCATGAAACAG GACCTCATCCCAGAGCTGCAGGCTGTCTGCCAGTGTTCAGAGGCTGTGGCTCCACCTGCTCCGGTGGAGCTCCCCGCACCCCAGCCGGCCCCCCAGCCGGCCCCCCAGCCTCCCCTGGTTCCTGGTTCGAAGAGGAAGCAGCCATCGGGGGAGGACGTTGCTGCTGGCCCACCAGCGAAGAAGATCCTGGGGTTCAGCACCAGGCACCCGTCCACACCCCTCACCTGGAGGTCCGGTACCACCGGAATAGTCATCAG TGACCTCACCATGGAGATGGTGCGCTATCGTCTGATTGGACCGTCATCACATTCCGTTCTGACTGAAGCCCTGGTGCCAGCCACTCTCTATGCT GCTCCTAGTGAAGCGGGACCTTCTTCCTTATGGTGGCCGGAGCACTGCAAAGACCACAGCAACACGTCTCTACTCCAACAGCAAGCTGGGGTCTTCAACCTGCTCAGAG GTGTGTACTCCACAGCAGAGGTCCCTGCTGGGTCTGTCCTGGGCTTGGTGGTGGATGACCCCAGGTTGACCTTACCCGACAAGCGGAGCAAGGCCGTGCCCGATGTCAGGAAGCAACCAG AGAAGGACGAGGAGAGGAGGGAACTGATGTTGAAGGGGATCCCTGAACACCTCAGCCAGAGTTCTCTATGGGACCGTTCGGTCCGCGACACCGTCACCTTCAACAAGATGACGGATCAG gAAATAAACAAACTGCGTAATGAATTGCTGGTGCCAGGCTCCAGGCTACCCACCCCACTGCAGGGCCGAGTACCCATCCTCCTGGTGCAGCAGCCTGGGAAAAGCAGGGGTACAGAGATGGGTTCCTGGGGGACAGGATGGGACCTGCTGCTGCCCAAGGCCTGGGGAATGGCCTTCTGGGTGCCCCTT gttTATAGGGGAGTGTGTATTGGAGGGCTGAGGATGAGTCTGAAACACGCCCAGAATAAAGGAGAGCCTCACTTCCCCGACGACTACCCAGACTGCCCTGCAGGAGCACGATTCCAGGAGGAGCAGGAAGCTGAGCTGCTGGCCAAGTTTAGACG ACGCCCACCCGCCAAACGGACCAATTACATCAAACATGGCTGCCTGGCTCCCTTTCGTTGTCCTTGGCAACAGCTGGCCGAGGAGTGGGAGATGATTgtaagggagggagaagagaccACCCCCATGGCGAGTGCACCAATGGAACAGGACATCTCTCATCTGGGTGACACCAAGCCACCACAGAGCTTCACAGTCTTGAG GAACAGGAAGTATCTGAGGCAGCTTTCTGGTTGGTGTCGACCCACTTCCACAAAAGGTCAGAGGGCAAGAAAACTGGGATCAACCCCACCTCTAGATGGTGTTGCCGCCGCGTCCCTCCTCGCGGCCGCTGGTGGCTGCGCTCTTGTGTGGACCCGTTTGTCTCTCCTCACCAAGGGCCAACCAGAGCAGCACGGCCTGGTGTGCGTCCCCACTGCGGAGGACCTCCAGCTGGTACTCAAGGAGCCGGGCTGCACTGGCCCCCAGGAGCCCCTCCACACTGACCACTTCAAGGCCCGTGTCAAACAGCCACGCAAGAAAGACAAGCTTAGAGCCACCGCTTCCAAGCCGGACAGCAAGCAGTCTGAACCTACTGCAACTGCCAGCGTCCTCCCTGGTCCTAGCTCCTCCCCTTCCACCCTGGGTCTGTGGCCAGAACCGCTCCCCAGTGTGACCTCCCACTGTTCCAGGGTGACCCTGGGCTGGGTGACCCAGGGGGACTTCTCCCTCACGGCCGGTTGCGGCGAGGCCCTGGGCTTCCTGAGCCTCTCAGGGCTGCTCCACACGTTCCTCAGGCAACCTGCCGGTCAAAGAGGCCTGGTCCTGCTCCGAAACCCTGGGTCGCTGCAGTACCGCTTCGCCAAGATCGACATCGAGACCTGA
- the LOC105016509 gene encoding NIPA-like protein 2, producing the protein MQEKSNETAFSNDILFLWPQVIIIFGDQFATRLILSREPSLHVSHLLRIRLKTNTDAKRSKFQVQLFSTHFRRDRHERLELGCQFTAAIENFFNNVNIDFRLSTNIEGEEKNMANSSTLDVLFSQRTGQNSSEPSPFSDFRENPLKTYLLGIIISISGNFLISISLNIQKYAHMRQSRHSSSKPYYTSWLWWCGVVLMGLGELGNFAAYGFAPASLIAPLGCVSVIASAIISVLFLKETLRASDIVGGTLAVTGTYLLVTFAPHTSTHITAHLVQKYTVSWQFLVYLVIEIIVFSVLLYLYKRRNMKNIVIVMVLVSLLASLTVISVKAVSGMITESIQGRLQLTYPIFYVMVVVMGASCAFQIKFLNQAMKMFSATEVVPIHFVFFTASAVVAGIVFYQEFSGLALLNIFMFLLGCLLSCLGVFLIARDRPKIQTPDQTFIAMGKIPGKTTKDKVQPDPTSNKYGSLAAKLMCIRPSPQDQL; encoded by the exons ATGCAAGAAAAATCTAACGAAACTGCGTTTAGTAACGATATACTTTTTCTCTGGCCACAagtgattattatttttggtgaCCAGTTCGCCACTCGATTGATCCTATCCCGGGAGCCTTCGTTGCATGTTTCCCACCTGTTGCGGATCCGCCTTAAGACCAACACGGACGCAAAGCGTAGCAAATTTCAAGTTCAACTATTCAGTACCCACTTCAGGCGTGACAGACATGAGAGACTCGAACTGGGATGCCAGTTTACCGCAGCAATCgagaatttttttaataatgtgaaCATTGATTTTCGATTAAGTACTAATAttgaaggagaggagaaaaacatGGCGAACAGCTCAACTTTAGATGTCTTGTTTTCCCAGAGAACTGGCCAGAATTCATCTGAACCATCTCCATTCTCTGACTTTAGAGAAAATCCGTTGAAG aCCTATCTCCTGGGAATCATCATTTCAATATCAGGGAACTTTCTGATCAGCATTTCATTGAATATACAG AAATATGCCCACATGCGTCAGTCCAGACACAGCAGCTCCAAGCCCTACTACACCTCCTGGTTGTGGTGGTGCGGTGTTGTCCTCATGGGGCTCGGAGAGCTGGGGAACTTTGCAGCCTACGGCTTTGCTCCTGCCTCCCTCATTGCACCGCTAGGCTGTGTGTCAGTCATAG CTAGTGCCATCATCTCCGTGTTGTTCCTGAAAGAGACATTACGAGCCTCTGACATTGTCG GTGGCACCCTAGCGGTGACAGGGACCTATCTTCTGGTGACCTTTGCCCCACACACCTCCACTCACATCACCGCCCACCTGGTCCAGAAGTACACTGTCAGCTGGCAGTTCCTGGTTTACCTG GTTATAGAGATCATAGTGTTTTCTGTTCTGCTCTATCTGTACAAGAGaagaaatatgaaaaacatCGTCATAGTAATGGTCCTTGTTTCTCTACTCG CGTCCCTCACGGTGATCTCGGTGAAGGCCGTGTCCGGGATGATCACCGAGTCCATCCAGGGTCGGCTGCAGCTCACGTATCCCATCTTCTACgtcatggtggtggtgatgggggCCTCCTGTGCCTTCCAGATCAA ATTCCTCAATCAGGCCATGAAGATGTTTTCCGCCACGGAGGTGGTTCCGATCCACTTTGTGTTCTTCACGGCAAGTGCCGTCGTGGCGG GAATAGTATTTTACCAGGAATTCAGTGGGTTGGCTTTGCTCAATATATTCATGTTTCTGTTAGG CTGTCTGCTCTCCTGTCTCGGAGTCTTCCTGATAGCCAGAGATAGACCCAAGATCCAGACTCCGGACCAGACCTTCATAGCCATGGGAAAGATCCCTG GGAAGACCACTAAGGACAAAGTTCAGCCGGATCCTACCAGTAACAAGTACGGCTCTCTGGCAGCTAAACTCATGTGTATCAGACCGAGCCCACAGGACCAGCTTTAA